TTCTCGTAAGCAATGCGACAGCAATTAGCATAATTGGACGCATAATATTATATCTTTTCATTTCAGTAACACTCCTAACCTATTTTTCTTAAGCGCTTAACCTAATTAATCTATATGTATTATAGCATAAGTAAGTAACCGCATACATTTTACGTAATGATAACAATTTCGGTCTAATTAGAGATTATCTCAGCATCCAATGTTCGTTTTTGTTCGACTTTAGGTATAGACTTATCGTTTTTTACGGATTATAATAACAAACGAACACCAAAAGACGAACATTAAGGCGGATATTATGATTGAATATATGCAATTATTCCTAGGTACTTCATTTTCAAGCAAATCACCAAGGGAAATTCAAATTTTAAAAGACCACCTCTTTTGCATTAATACAGATGGGATGATAGAAAAGATCGTTTCACCAGCGGAGCCCGACTATCAACCTTTATTAGATACTTATCAAGACCAAGATAACTTCCATCGATTAGCTGAAGGTCAGTATTTTTTGCCTGGCTTTATCGACTTACACGTTCACGCACCGCAGTGGGCTCAATCCGGAACTGCGTTAGACATTCCACTCTATGATTGGTTAAATACGTACACCTTCCCATTGGAATCTAAATTTTCGGATCTAGATTTTGCAAAAAAGATCTACGATGATGTGGTTGATACTTTGCTCGCGAACGGAACCACTACAGCTCTTTATTTTGCAACGGTACATAAAGAAGCCAGCTTATTATTAGCTCAAATATGTGCGGAAAAAGGGCAACGCGGACTTGTTGGAAAAGTGGTGATGGACGATCCTCAGGGAAATCCAGAAAACTATCGCGATACTGACACCCACACCGCATTAGTAGATACGGAGGAATTTATATTAGCTGTAAAGGAATTAGCCAAATCTACTAAGCAAGGCGTTTATCCAGTAGTGACACCTAGGTTCATTCCAAGCTGTACAAATGAGGCTTTGCAAGGTTTGGGAGACTTGGCCGCTAAATATGATACTTATATTCAATCGCACTGCAGTGAAAGTGATTGGGCGCATGGTTATGTACAAGAACGATTCCAAAAAAACGACGCCTTTGCCTTGCATGACTTCGGTCTGCTCCGTGATAAATCTGTAATGGCACATTGCAATTTTTTAGATGAAGATGATGTGAATTTGTTTGCGGAGACAGGAACGGCTATTGCGCATTGTCCGATATCGAACGCTTATTTTGCCAATAGTGTCATCCCTATCGCTCATTTTCATGCCAAGGGTGTGGAGATTGGTTTAGGGTCTGATATTTCCGGAGGTTTTTCTCCTAGTCTCTTCGATAACATCAGACAAGCTGTAATGTCTTCAAGAATGCTAGAGGATGGCGTTAATCCTTCCCTTCCTGCACAAGAGCGTGGCTTACTAGGATCGCGGATTACGATTGATGAATCCTTTTATCTTGCTACTGCTGGCGGTGGTGAAAGTTTAAGCTTACCTATTGGACGTATCCAAGAAAACTATGCATGGGATGTACAGATTATCGATACAAAAATACCATCGGCTAGATTGCCTATCTTTGATGGGAATGAAGATTTGCATGACGTGTTTCAAAAAATGATGTATCTAGCTCGACCTGAGAATATCCGTGAAGTCTGGGTACAGGGTGAAAAGGTTCATTCACGTTAAGGATCGATAAAACTAGAAAATATAAGGTGGGCATCTGAGTGGAAACACAAGCAAACGTGCAAGATCAAGCGCCATTAAAGTCACAGCTATTAACCGTTCTACCCGATGAAAAAGTTTCCTTCGGTAAATCCATCATCCTAGGCTTTCAGCATGTTTTGGCAATGGACGTTTATGTAGTTCCTTTCCTGATTGCAATGTTAATCGGCTTACAACCGAATCAATCAAGCGCGTTGATTCAATCTACCTTTATTGCTGCTGGACTTGCAACGATTGTGCAGACATATTTCTGCATGAAGCTTCCTATCGCTCAAGGTCCTTCTTATGTTCCACTTGGTGCGATCGTCAGTATTTATGCAGCTAGTGGCGGCGGGGAGCTAGGCTGGAGTTCTGTGTTAGGAGCCAGTTTGATCGGTGCGATCCTGGTTATTATTTTGGGTTATGTCGGAATTTTCAATAAAATCGTTAAGAACTTTATCCCACCTATTGTAGGTGGTACGATCATATTCATAGTTGGTCTTTCTTTATTACCTGTTGCTATTAGAGACAATATCTATGGTGCTTCAGGCGCTTCAATCAATCAGAATGTGTTATTAGCCCTTATTTCAGCGGGTACACTCCTGTTATTCGTAATTCTCGGTTCTATGTTCCGTAATAAAGGATCTATCTTCCGAATCATTTCCGTCATGATGGCGTTAGTAGTCGGATGTATTGCTGCTAACATGATGGGTGTGTTAGATTTCTCAGCGATTAGCAAAGCGAACTGGTTTAGCATGCCGCGCATCGCTTTTGTAGATTTCGGATTCTCTTTCAACTTTTCAGCTATTATCACCATGGTCATTATTTATCTCGTACTGCTAGCTGAAACAACAGGTACCTGGTTTGCTGTCAGCAACGTAATCAATAAGCCTTTAACAGACGAACATATTAACAAAGGTGTTATCGGTGAAGGGATTGGCTGTCTTATCGCTTCTGCACTCGGATCAACACCAGTTACAGGCTATTCAACAAATGCGGGTATTATCTCCATCACAGGTGTTGCTAGCCGTCGAGTTTTCCTCGCTGTAGGAGGATGGTTTGTCCTCTTCGGTTGTTCTGGTAAATTAGCTGCTTTGATCTCTTCGATTCCTTCCGCTGTAATCGGCGGCGTCTTCGCTATCGTCTGCGGGATCATCGCGATTAATGGTGTGCAGGTGATGAAGAATGTTACCATTGGCGAAAAAGAAATGTATATTATCGCAATACCGATGATTATCACGTTAGCTTTGGTACTCATTCCTGGCGATTACCTACATTCCTTACCTTCATTTGTGCAATATTTATTGGGCTCACCTATCCTAGCGGCCTCATTGGCAGCGATCTTATTGAATAAATTATTGCCTAGTAGCAAATAAAAAGTAAAAAGGGGCTAACCCAAAAGGCGACATTTGATGTGCCCCTTTGAGTTAGCCCCTTATTTTTACTCTAATTCTAAATACAGCCCTATAATAGCTGCTTGTGAGGCTAGCACTCCCATCCCCTCTAGGTTCTCTCAAATTAATATAAATCATTACTTACATCAAAACAAAAAAAGACACCATTAAGGTGTCTTCGTTGATACTCCATATGGAACTGCCGGGAGTCGAACTGTTCGTCTACTAAACGATTCACTAAGTACATGATCATATATCTATGATGAGCGAAGGACTTGTCTTCTCATCCACATCGTTGCAACCCACTTCTCGCCTTTGATTACTGGCGTACCCGCATGCAAGGTGGATTCGTTTAATTCATGATTATCGTAAAAATATTCGAAGTAGACCGCCATACCTTTGTTAGGAGACACTGATAAATTAAGCATAGGGAAATCTGTTTCGCCACCTTCCTCCACATCGTTCAAATACATCACGAGCGTGCTAATTCGATTATTGCTACTTGCTCGACTCGTTTGTGTGAAGAAATCATGATGGGGTAGATACTCTTGGCCAGGGATATACTGCAGAACTTGCAAGCCATCGCCATGCTCGATAGGAATATTCATAATTTGAGAGAATCGTTTCTCAATTCTTGTAACCGTCTCATTCTCCTCACAGAACACACCACTGCTCGTTCTAATTGGATTAACCGCATGGTCTTCGCCTATCCTCGAACGTTGCAATCTTTCCCTAGAATATTCAATTAGCTCATTGCATTCCTCATCGCTAAGAACATTCCCTAGTAAGACAACCAGTGGTTCCTCGTACTTGGCAAGAATCCGAATCTCTCGATCTTCTGTCTTGATCGAATTTCCGATATGATCAAATATCGTCCGTTCTTTGTCTGTCGTATTCTCTATCATCCTTAAGCAGCTCCCAAGTTATAACATCCATCGCAAAAAACATACCATAAAATGGTTTTATTTGCTTGATTAACTTCAGAACATCTAAAGACTCAGAAAATCAGCCCAACGTTCGCTTATATAAATCTAAAGAATAATCAAATCCCTTTCGATACACTAAAAAAACCTTCAACCACATGGCTTGCGGTTGAAGGTTTTCGCTGTCGCTAGCTTAGTTTAGCTGCTTCGAGGAAGCGCTGTAGAATCACGGTCATTTCGGCACGTGTAATGACGTTGTCCGGGGTAAGCTGGTCTTGATTGCCTATAATAATTCCGTATTTAATGTTAAGCGCAGCCGCCGCTCTTGCAGACAAGTCAAGCAAGTGGTGATCTTTGAATGCGCTAAGCTGTTGGGTGACTTCACGATCGGTAATCGTTGTTTCCAAACCGGCAAGCTTCATGGCTTTCGCCAGCAGCACCATCGCTTCTTCCCGGCTTAGCTTCTCATTGGGAACGTACTGATTGCCATTGCTTGTCGTTACTAACCCATAGCTCTCCGCAATGGAGACCGTTTCATAATACCACTGACCGCTTTTAATATCAGCAAAGCTTGCAGACTGATCGAATTCATGCAATCCGAGAGCCCGAACCAGCAGCGCCGTGAACTCTGCTCGGGTAATTTGCTTGTTCGGCTGGAAGCTCGATTCGGAGATGCCTTGGACAATCAGCTTCGCCGCCGCTTGCTCGATCTCTTTCTTCGCCCAATGCTTCTGAATATCGGCAAAGGTTTTTGAATTCTCTATTACGGCATAGGGGCTATTCGTCAGGCTGTAAATAACGGCAAATGTCTTGCCGTTCTCCTTCACTATTCGGGTTGGCACCGGCACGATGTTTCCGTCCTTCGTAATCGTAATGCCCGTCATGATTCTACTGTAGGGATCTGCCGAATTTGGGATAGCGATCGTCCGCTTGACATAGCTGAGAAACTTGTTGAGTTCAATCGTGGTACCGCCATGCTTTGCCGACATGTTGAAATTGATCACCGGCGACAAGAGTCGGGCCTCCCCTAACTTATTGGCAACTTGCTCGATATCACTATTTGGAACGCTGTTAATCTCGACTTGAATCTCCATGTTGCGCAGCGCATCTTCCGATCCGAAGCTCTTCGCAACGAGGCCCCAATCAATCTGATTGGCGGCTAGGAGATAGGAAGCAAGCTCCGTTTGAATTTGAATATCCGCGTTTCGGTCATTCAGTGTTTTGATCATTTGACTGTTTAAGAGCAGAAGAACACGATCCGAATCATTGTGAACCGGTATGAAAATGAATGGTTTATTGGATAAGGAATCAAGGTAACGTGATAATTTTGCTTCGTCGAAGGTTACCGTTGTCACTTTCTTTCCGTTAATAACGGCAGTTGTTACTTTCCCTAAATTCTTGTGTTTCACTCCATTGATTTCAATCTCCAGCTCTGAACCTGAACTTAAACTTGGAACTAAACTTGAAACTGAATCCGAACCGGATTGAACGGTCGTGATATTCAGCGTAAACATGACAGTCGTCTGATTGCCTGCTGCATCGGTGACGACGAGCTTATAGTCGCCTTCGGCGCTAACGGTCGCACCACTCGCGAATGGATCACCGTTCATAGTCGCTGTGCCTTCGTTAAATGTAGCCGATTGGTTCGTATTATAGCTAGAACCTTCAGTCACACCACTAACTGCAGGAGCAGTTTTGTCGATGGTGAATTGAATGGTTGTGACGTTGCCCGTCCCGTCCGTTACGATAAGCGTGTAGTCGCCTTCGTCTCTGACTTCAGATCCGCTAACAAATGAATCTCCGTTTAAGGTTGCATTGCCCATGTTGAAGGTGATCATTCTGTCGGTATTATAACTTGCTCCGTAAACAACACCGATTACAGATGGGCCAGTTTTATTCATCGTAAAGTTGATCGTCGTAACATTGCCCGCCGCATCCGTCACAATGAGCTTATAATTGCCTTCTGCGGAAACAATTGCGCCACTCACGAATGGATCGCCGTTCATAGTCGCTATGCCTTCGTTAAAGGTGATCATTCTGTCCACATTGTAGTTCGCTCCGTCAGCAACGCCGATAACCGTTGGGGCGCTTTTGTCGATGGTGAAGTTGACTGTCGTAACGTTGCCCGCCGCATCCGTGACGACGAGCTTATAGTCGCCTTCGGCGCTAACGGTCGCACCACTCGCGAATGGATCACCGTTCATAGTCGCTGTGCCTTCGTTAAATGTAGCCGATTGGTTCGTATTATAGCTAGAACCTTCAGTCACACCACTAACTGCAGGAGCAGTTTTGTCGATGGTGAATTGAATGGTTGTGACGTTGCCCGTCCCGTCCGTTACGATAAGCGTGTAGTCGCCTTCGTCTCTGACTTCAGATCCGCTAACAAATGAATCTCCGTTTAAGGTTGCATTGCCCATGTTAAAGGTGATCATTCTGTCGGTATTATAACTCGCTCCGTAAACAACACCGATTACGGATGGGCCAGTTTTGTTCATCGTAAAGTTGACTGTCGTAACGTTGCCTGCCGCATCCGTCACAACGAGCTTATAACTGCCTTCGGCGGAAACGGTCGCGCCACTCGTGAATGAGCTTCCGTTCAATGTAGCTGTGCCTTCGTTAAACGTGATCGTTCTGTCCACATTGTAGCTCGTCCCGTCAGCAACGCCGGTAACCGTTGGAGTGGTTTTATCGATAGTAAAGTTAACCGTCGTAACGTTGCCTGCCGCATTGCTGACGACGAGTGTATAGTCGCCTTCGGCGCTAACGGTCGCACCATTCACGAATGGATCGCCGTTCATAGTCGCTGTACCTTCGTTAAATGTGATCGTTCTGTCCATATTGTAGCTCGTCCCATCAGCAACACCGGTAACCGTTGGGACACTTTTGTTGATGATAAAGTTGACCGTCGTAACGTTGCCTGCCGCATCAGCCACAATGAGCTTATAACTGCCTTCTGTGCTAACGGTCGTGCCGCTCGTGAATGGGCTTCCGTTCAATGTAGCTGTGCCTTCGTTAAACGTGATCGTTCTGTCCACATTGTAGCTCGTCCCGTCAGCAACACCGGTAACCGTTGGGGCACTTTTGTCGATGGTAAAGTTGACCGTCGTAATGTTGCCTGCCGCATCAGCCACAATGAGCTTATAACTGCCTTCTGTGCTAACGGTCGTGCCACTCGTGAATGGGCTTCCGTTCAATGTAGCTGTGCCTTCGTTAAATGTGATCGTCATATCCGCTTTATAAATTCCATTATTAATAATGCCGTAAACGGTAGGTGCGGTTTTGTCGATCTTAAATTCTATTGTCGTTGAGTTACCAGCAGCATCAACCGCGATGAATGTATATGTTCCTTCCGTACCCACAACGGTTCCGCTCGTGAATTGGCTTCCGTTCAATGTAGCTGCGCCTTCATTAAAAGTGACCGTCCGATTGGAATTATAAAGCCCGCCATTCGTGATGCCGCTCACCACCGGTTTGACGGTATCAAGCGTAATCGTATCGCTTAAAGTTACGATATCTTTACCGTCTGTTATTTGATAATAAACGGTTCGGATTCCTTCTGCATTAAACAACATCCAATTTTTGCTCGACAAAACGTCTTCCCATATGCTCCATGTTAGCTGATCGTTCGAAAACCTCACGTGCAACACATCTTCAACATTTGGATCGGAAGCCGTTAAATTCAGCTTCACGCTGCTCGAATTCGTGTACGCTGCGCCGTTGTTAATCGCTATCGTTCCAGTTGGAGGATCACTTAGCGCATAGGTGACGATGAGTTTAGGATGATAGGCTGCGTTGGAATCCTCTTTTGAGCTGACGATTGCGCGTGCGTTCGTTAAACTTTCATTGCCTTGAAGGACGAATGTAGCTTGCCGATCAACCGCACTCGTGATTTCGGCCACAATAGGCGTAACATCAAAGATTACGAAACCGCCATTGGGTATCTGGTTATTGGATTTCCGAGTATAGTTAACCGAGGATCTTTGGGGAAAGACGGCTCCGTCCGTATTACCCATATCGTTATTGCCCGAACCGTACGCGTCTAAATAAAAATTGGCAAGATCGCTTCCTTCTTTGAAGTTCACATAAAGCTGAAGCTCATATTTGATCGGCCTACCCGGTTGCGGGAGATTCGAATCCAGATTGAAGCGTAAGGCTCCTCGAGCCGTATAAGGCGTACCGTCTATACCTTTGCCAATATATATCCTACCTTCCAGGTCATTAGTATAAACTCCAAAGTCGCTGTCCCATAACAAATCACTTTCCGCATTTAACAATTGGGTTGCTATCGGCGGATCCGCCGCCAAAACCGGACCCGCCGCGGGTGCCAGCAATCCAACGAATAAAACGGCGATAATAAAAAAGATTGGTTTTCTTCCTTTCAACATTGTCTTCCCCCTTTGTAATGGACAAAAAATCTGAAGTTTTAGTTGGCTTCAGGTCGAGAAACGTACAGGCTCCGTATTCCGTTATTATCGATACGGATATTCTCCGTCAA
This window of the Paenibacillus sp. FSL R10-2734 genome carries:
- a CDS encoding S-layer homology domain-containing protein, which produces MLKGRKPIFFIIAVLFVGLLAPAAGPVLAADPPIATQLLNAESDLLWDSDFGVYTNDLEGRIYIGKGIDGTPYTARGALRFNLDSNLPQPGRPIKYELQLYVNFKEGSDLANFYLDAYGSGNNDMGNTDGAVFPQRSSVNYTRKSNNQIPNGGFVIFDVTPIVAEITSAVDRQATFVLQGNESLTNARAIVSSKEDSNAAYHPKLIVTYALSDPPTGTIAINNGAAYTNSSSVKLNLTASDPNVEDVLHVRFSNDQLTWSIWEDVLSSKNWMLFNAEGIRTVYYQITDGKDIVTLSDTITLDTVKPVVSGITNGGLYNSNRTVTFNEGAATLNGSQFTSGTVVGTEGTYTFIAVDAAGNSTTIEFKIDKTAPTVYGIINNGIYKADMTITFNEGTATLNGSPFTSGTTVSTEGSYKLIVADAAGNITTVNFTIDKSAPTVTGVADGTSYNVDRTITFNEGTATLNGSPFTSGTTVSTEGSYKLIVADAAGNVTTVNFIINKSVPTVTGVADGTSYNMDRTITFNEGTATMNGDPFVNGATVSAEGDYTLVVSNAAGNVTTVNFTIDKTTPTVTGVADGTSYNVDRTITFNEGTATLNGSSFTSGATVSAEGSYKLVVTDAAGNVTTVNFTMNKTGPSVIGVVYGASYNTDRMITFNMGNATLNGDSFVSGSEVRDEGDYTLIVTDGTGNVTTIQFTIDKTAPAVSGVTEGSSYNTNQSATFNEGTATMNGDPFASGATVSAEGDYKLVVTDAAGNVTTVNFTIDKSAPTVIGVADGANYNVDRMITFNEGIATMNGDPFVSGAIVSAEGNYKLIVTDAAGNVTTINFTMNKTGPSVIGVVYGASYNTDRMITFNMGNATLNGDSFVSGSEVRDEGDYTLIVTDGTGNVTTIQFTIDKTAPAVSGVTEGSSYNTNQSATFNEGTATMNGDPFASGATVSAEGDYKLVVTDAAGNQTTVMFTLNITTVQSGSDSVSSLVPSLSSGSELEIEINGVKHKNLGKVTTAVINGKKVTTVTFDEAKLSRYLDSLSNKPFIFIPVHNDSDRVLLLLNSQMIKTLNDRNADIQIQTELASYLLAANQIDWGLVAKSFGSEDALRNMEIQVEINSVPNSDIEQVANKLGEARLLSPVINFNMSAKHGGTTIELNKFLSYVKRTIAIPNSADPYSRIMTGITITKDGNIVPVPTRIVKENGKTFAVIYSLTNSPYAVIENSKTFADIQKHWAKKEIEQAAAKLIVQGISESSFQPNKQITRAEFTALLVRALGLHEFDQSASFADIKSGQWYYETVSIAESYGLVTTSNGNQYVPNEKLSREEAMVLLAKAMKLAGLETTITDREVTQQLSAFKDHHLLDLSARAAAALNIKYGIIIGNQDQLTPDNVITRAEMTVILQRFLEAAKLS
- a CDS encoding solute carrier family 23 protein encodes the protein METQANVQDQAPLKSQLLTVLPDEKVSFGKSIILGFQHVLAMDVYVVPFLIAMLIGLQPNQSSALIQSTFIAAGLATIVQTYFCMKLPIAQGPSYVPLGAIVSIYAASGGGELGWSSVLGASLIGAILVIILGYVGIFNKIVKNFIPPIVGGTIIFIVGLSLLPVAIRDNIYGASGASINQNVLLALISAGTLLLFVILGSMFRNKGSIFRIISVMMALVVGCIAANMMGVLDFSAISKANWFSMPRIAFVDFGFSFNFSAIITMVIIYLVLLAETTGTWFAVSNVINKPLTDEHINKGVIGEGIGCLIASALGSTPVTGYSTNAGIISITGVASRRVFLAVGGWFVLFGCSGKLAALISSIPSAVIGGVFAIVCGIIAINGVQVMKNVTIGEKEMYIIAIPMIITLALVLIPGDYLHSLPSFVQYLLGSPILAASLAAILLNKLLPSSK
- a CDS encoding 2OG-Fe(II) oxygenase, which codes for MIENTTDKERTIFDHIGNSIKTEDREIRILAKYEEPLVVLLGNVLSDEECNELIEYSRERLQRSRIGEDHAVNPIRTSSGVFCEENETVTRIEKRFSQIMNIPIEHGDGLQVLQYIPGQEYLPHHDFFTQTSRASSNNRISTLVMYLNDVEEGGETDFPMLNLSVSPNKGMAVYFEYFYDNHELNESTLHAGTPVIKGEKWVATMWMRRQVLRSS
- the guaD gene encoding guanine deaminase translates to MIEYMQLFLGTSFSSKSPREIQILKDHLFCINTDGMIEKIVSPAEPDYQPLLDTYQDQDNFHRLAEGQYFLPGFIDLHVHAPQWAQSGTALDIPLYDWLNTYTFPLESKFSDLDFAKKIYDDVVDTLLANGTTTALYFATVHKEASLLLAQICAEKGQRGLVGKVVMDDPQGNPENYRDTDTHTALVDTEEFILAVKELAKSTKQGVYPVVTPRFIPSCTNEALQGLGDLAAKYDTYIQSHCSESDWAHGYVQERFQKNDAFALHDFGLLRDKSVMAHCNFLDEDDVNLFAETGTAIAHCPISNAYFANSVIPIAHFHAKGVEIGLGSDISGGFSPSLFDNIRQAVMSSRMLEDGVNPSLPAQERGLLGSRITIDESFYLATAGGGESLSLPIGRIQENYAWDVQIIDTKIPSARLPIFDGNEDLHDVFQKMMYLARPENIREVWVQGEKVHSR